A stretch of Rhododendron vialii isolate Sample 1 chromosome 4a, ASM3025357v1 DNA encodes these proteins:
- the LOC131324204 gene encoding magnesium transporter MRS2-I-like has translation MGREGYIVPAELPQPAAKKKIGAVGGSRSWILMDAAGEDTVLDVDKYAIMHRVQIHARDLRILDPLLSYPSTILGREKAIVLNLEHIKAIITAEEVLLRDPLDDNVIPVVEELRRRLPLSNAIREGQADGKEMGGQHDIDAGEEDESPFEFRALEVALEAICSFLAARTTELETAAYPALDELTSKISSRNLDRVRKLKSAMTRLTARVQKVRDELEQLLDDDDDMADLYLSRKLAGASSPVSGSGASNWFPASPTIGSKISRASRASMATVRGDENDVEELEMLLEAYFMQIDGTLNKLTTLREYIDDTEDYINIQLDNHRNQLIQLELFLSSATVCLSIYSLVAGIFGMNIPYTWNTGHGYMFKWVVGFSGLFCAILFILIIAYARYKGLIGS, from the exons ATGGGACGGGAGGGGTACATCGTCCCGGCAGAGCTGCCGCAGCCTGCGGCCAAGAAGAAGATAGGAGCGGTGGGGGGTTCGAGGAGCTGGATTCTGATGGACGCCGCGGGGGAAGACACTGTTCTCGACGTGGACAAGTACGCCATCATGCACCGCGTCCAGATCCACGCTCGCGACCTCCGCATCCTCGACCCCCTCCTGTCTTACCCTTCCACCATCCTCGGACGTGAGAAGGCCATCGTCCTCAATCTGGAG CACATCAAGGCGATTATTACTGCTGAAGAG GTGTTGCTTCGAGATCCTTTGGATGATAATGTTATCCCTGTGGTTGAGGAACTAAGAAGGCGATTGCCCCTGTCAAATGCCATTCGCGAGGGTCAAGCAGACGGAAAGGAAATGGGTGGGCAGCATGACATTGATGCTGGTGAAGAAGATG AGTCTCCATTTGAATTCCGGGCCTTGGAGGTGGCTTTGGAAGCCATTTGTAGTTTTCTTGCTGCTCGTACAACAGAACTGGAGACTGCTGCTTATCCAGCTTTAGATGAACTCACTTCTAAG ATCAGTAGCCGTAACTTGGATCGGGTCCGTAAATTGAAGAGTGCTATGACTCGGTTAACTGCTCGAGTTCAAAAG GTGAGAGATGAGCTTGAACAATTGCTGGATGACGacgacgacatggctgatctcTACTTGTCTAGAAAATTGGCTGGTGCATCTTCACCTGTAAGTGGCTCAGGTGCTTCCAATTGGTTTCCTGCATCTCCTACCATAGGCTCAAAGATATCTAGAGCAAGTAGGGCAAGCATGGCAACAGTTCGGGGAGATGAGAATGATGTTGAGGAGCTTGAAATGCTACTTGAG GCTTACTTTATGCAAATTGATGGAACGTTGAACAAATTAACTACG CTGCGTGAATATATCGATGATACAGAGGACTACATTAATATTCAG CTTGACAATCATCGAAATCAGCTGATTCAG CTGGAGCTTTTTCTAAGCTCCGCAACTGTTTGTTTATCCATTTATTCTTTGGTGGCTGGAATATTTGGCATGAATATCCCGTATACATGGAATACAGGCCATGGGTACATGTTTAAATGG GTGGTCGGGTTTTCAGGATTATTTTGTGCCATCCTTTTTATTCTTATCATTGCGTATGCGCGCTACAAGGGTCTAATTGGATCTTGA